A genomic stretch from Empedobacter stercoris includes:
- a CDS encoding MFS transporter translates to MKKRRLGFLEIWNLSFGYLGVQMGFALQNANASRILSSFGADVHELSWFWIVAPLMGLIVQPIIGHYSDNTWSKFGRRKPYFLIGALLASFGLILMPQAGAFTALLPALWMGAGFLMIMDASFNIAMEPMRAFVADMLPSDQRTLGYSIQTVIIGLGAVIGSWLPYVLSNWFGVSSTAAEGEIPFHLILSFIIGAIAIIVTVLITIFTTKEYTPEQLEAFEKAEGKEPIVEEKSSLSQIFIDFGNMPTTMKQLGLVQFFTWFALFGMWVYATPAIAHHVYGLSLNDTHSETYQKAGDWVGIIFGVYNGISAIFAFFLPSIALKFGRKTTHAISLICGGLGLISIYFIHDPKLLILSMVGVGIAWASILSMPYAILAGAIPAKKMGVYMGIFNFFICMPQIVNALLGGPIVKYIYNDNPIYAIVTSGVALIIAALFVTRVKDVDEPIKA, encoded by the coding sequence ATGAAAAAGCGTAGATTAGGATTTCTTGAAATCTGGAATTTAAGTTTCGGATATTTAGGAGTTCAAATGGGATTTGCTTTGCAAAATGCAAATGCAAGCCGAATTTTAAGTTCTTTTGGAGCTGATGTACACGAATTGTCTTGGTTTTGGATTGTCGCTCCATTAATGGGATTGATTGTTCAACCGATCATCGGACATTATTCGGATAATACATGGTCTAAATTTGGACGTAGAAAACCTTACTTTTTAATAGGAGCCTTATTGGCTTCTTTCGGATTAATCTTAATGCCACAAGCGGGTGCATTTACAGCATTATTGCCTGCTTTATGGATGGGTGCAGGATTTTTAATGATCATGGATGCTTCATTCAACATCGCAATGGAGCCTATGCGTGCGTTTGTAGCAGATATGTTACCTTCAGATCAGCGAACTTTAGGTTATTCTATTCAAACAGTTATTATTGGTTTAGGTGCTGTAATTGGTTCTTGGTTACCTTATGTTTTGAGCAATTGGTTTGGTGTTTCGAGCACGGCTGCAGAAGGAGAAATTCCTTTTCACTTGATTTTATCATTTATCATTGGAGCAATAGCAATTATCGTAACAGTTTTAATCACCATTTTTACTACAAAAGAATACACGCCAGAACAATTAGAAGCATTTGAAAAGGCCGAAGGAAAAGAACCGATTGTAGAAGAAAAATCAAGTCTTTCTCAAATTTTTATAGATTTTGGGAATATGCCTACAACCATGAAACAATTAGGCTTGGTTCAATTTTTTACATGGTTTGCTTTATTCGGTATGTGGGTATATGCAACTCCTGCAATAGCACACCATGTATATGGTTTATCATTGAATGACACTCATTCAGAAACCTATCAAAAAGCAGGAGATTGGGTTGGAATTATTTTCGGAGTTTACAACGGGATTTCAGCAATTTTTGCATTTTTCTTACCTTCAATTGCCTTAAAATTTGGTCGCAAAACAACCCATGCCATTTCTTTAATTTGTGGAGGTTTAGGATTAATTTCCATTTATTTTATTCATGATCCAAAATTATTAATCCTTTCCATGGTTGGAGTAGGAATCGCTTGGGCAAGTATTCTATCCATGCCATATGCGATTTTAGCAGGAGCAATTCCAGCCAAAAAAATGGGCGTTTACATGGGGATTTTTAATTTCTTTATCTGCATGCCTCAAATTGTCAACGCTCTATTGGGCGGACCTATAGTGAAATATATTTATAATGATAATCCAATCTACGCCATCGTAACAAGTGGAGTTGCTTTAATCATAGCTGCACTTTTTGTAACGCGTGTAAAAGATGTGGATGAACCAATCAAAGCATAA
- a CDS encoding glycoside hydrolase family 13 protein — translation MKKLFVLTSLLSNFAFAQIQKVEPMFWWKGMKNPEVQILVYGKDISKYSIELSDQIKIKDIQKTENPNYVFVTVNTNDVNKSSFKINIKNKNKVVDSYTYELKDRQPNSANRSSFTSKDVVYLIMPDRFANGDESNDSKKVLTDKANRSIPDSRHGGDLRGIINNVDYIQNLGATAVWLTPVNEDNEKQHSYHGYAQTDLYKIDGRYGTNEDYRELSRELNKRGMYLIQDYVTNHWGISHWMIQDLPSQDWIHKFPGGKDGFRRSNYRTTTQFDKNASEIDKKEALDGWFDYTMPDMNQSNPLVLNYLTQNAIWWIEYAELGGMRVDTYPYNNKEGMAKWVKAITTEYPNFNIVGEAWMYSPAHISYWQKDSKIAEIDNYNSHLPSVMDFNLFSELPKAIKEEESWDKGMIKLYNSFTNDFLYPNVNNMFVFMENHDTERWNEMMNGNINDYKLGLSLISTVRGIPQVYYGSEIGMRGDKSKGDADIRRDFPGGWKADQKNAFTNEGRTLEQKQFHDFTAKVFNWRKNKEVIHSGKTKHYMPQQNVYVYFRYNEKESVMVVLNANPEKQTFKLDRFTESLDGITSGKEIISDKTFPIKSSEEISIDGKTAMIIELKK, via the coding sequence ATGAAAAAACTATTCGTATTAACCTCTTTACTATCAAACTTTGCTTTTGCTCAAATACAAAAAGTAGAGCCCATGTTTTGGTGGAAAGGGATGAAAAATCCAGAAGTTCAAATTCTGGTTTACGGAAAAGATATCAGTAAATACAGTATTGAGTTATCGGATCAAATAAAGATCAAAGATATTCAGAAAACAGAAAATCCAAACTATGTTTTTGTAACGGTTAATACAAATGATGTAAACAAATCATCCTTTAAAATTAACATCAAAAACAAAAATAAAGTTGTTGATTCGTACACGTACGAGTTAAAAGATCGTCAGCCAAATTCTGCCAATCGTTCTTCTTTTACGTCAAAAGATGTGGTGTATTTAATCATGCCAGATCGTTTTGCAAACGGTGACGAAAGCAATGATTCGAAAAAAGTATTGACTGATAAAGCCAATCGTTCTATTCCAGATAGTCGACATGGTGGAGATTTGCGAGGAATTATTAATAATGTAGATTATATTCAAAATCTTGGGGCAACTGCAGTTTGGTTAACGCCTGTTAATGAGGATAACGAAAAACAACATTCGTATCATGGTTATGCACAGACAGATTTATATAAGATTGATGGACGTTACGGAACAAATGAAGATTATCGAGAACTTTCTCGTGAATTGAATAAACGTGGGATGTACTTAATTCAAGATTATGTAACCAATCATTGGGGAATTTCGCATTGGATGATTCAGGATTTACCATCGCAAGATTGGATTCACAAATTTCCAGGAGGAAAAGATGGTTTCCGTCGCTCAAATTATCGGACAACAACTCAGTTTGATAAAAATGCTTCGGAAATAGACAAAAAAGAAGCGTTAGACGGTTGGTTTGATTATACAATGCCAGACATGAATCAATCAAATCCTTTGGTATTAAATTATCTGACGCAAAATGCCATTTGGTGGATAGAATATGCAGAATTAGGCGGAATGCGTGTGGATACATATCCGTACAATAACAAAGAAGGAATGGCAAAATGGGTAAAAGCTATTACGACAGAATATCCTAATTTTAATATCGTAGGTGAAGCGTGGATGTATTCGCCAGCTCATATTTCGTATTGGCAAAAAGATTCGAAGATTGCTGAAATTGACAATTATAATTCACATTTGCCTTCTGTAATGGATTTTAATTTATTCTCAGAATTACCAAAAGCAATCAAAGAAGAAGAGTCTTGGGACAAAGGAATGATCAAATTGTACAATTCGTTTACAAATGACTTTTTATACCCAAATGTTAACAACATGTTTGTATTTATGGAAAATCACGATACAGAGCGTTGGAACGAAATGATGAATGGTAATATTAATGATTATAAACTGGGGTTATCATTAATTTCTACCGTTCGTGGAATCCCGCAAGTGTATTATGGTTCTGAAATTGGTATGCGTGGCGATAAAAGTAAAGGGGATGCAGATATTCGTCGCGATTTTCCTGGTGGATGGAAAGCTGATCAGAAAAATGCTTTTACAAACGAAGGAAGAACTTTGGAGCAAAAACAATTTCACGATTTTACAGCAAAAGTTTTCAATTGGAGAAAAAATAAAGAAGTGATCCATTCAGGGAAAACAAAACATTATATGCCACAGCAAAATGTTTATGTATATTTTAGATACAACGAGAAAGAATCTGTAATGGTTGTTTTGAATGCAAATCCAGAAAAACAAACCTTCAAATTAGATCGATTCACAGAATCATTAGATGGAATTACTTCAGGTAAA
- a CDS encoding glycoside hydrolase family 65 protein, which produces MNQDYIIPNAWSIIEEGFEKDRVKSSESLFSIGNGATGQRANFEEFYSGDTFQGSYIAGVYYPDKTKVGWWKNGYPEYFAKVLNAPVWIGINIEINGEQFDLNTCKEIKNFRRELNMKEGILDRSFVATLPSGLEIEVFVRRFLSADLDELGVIKYDIKPLNGDAKIVFKPYVDAGVKNEDANWEETFWEPISSEIKAEQGFVQAQTFKTHFNVVTFMESKISINGSYQQVKSISNVKTNTKVEFTYEVEVKTNDTVTIEKFGGYVVSTNHLENELISAAEKVLEQANNLGYEQLLINQKEAWAKTWEMADITIDGDTKAQQGIRFNIFQLNQTYSGKDARLNIGPKGFTGEKYGGSTYWDTEAYCLPFYMVTKDQKVARNLLMYRYNQLDKAIENGAKLGFNKGAALYPMVTMNGEECHNEWEITFEEIHRNGAIAFAIYNYTRFTGDESYIPEAGLEVLLGIARFWKQRVNWSNDKKQYVMLGVTGPNEYENNVNNNFHSNYCAQWCMNYLIDQVENVKTNYPQDFERIVAKTNLTDTELAEMKNMAANIYFPFSEELGVYLQQDGFLDKDLTPVSELSNEERPINQKWSWDRILRSAYIKQADVLQSFYYFEDHFTKEQLEKHFDFYEPLTVHESSLSPCVHSIQAATLGRMNQAYTFYLRTSRLDLDDYNKEVHEGLHITSMAGTWMSIVEGFGGMRVKNDQLYFEPRLPEQWKGFSFKINFRNQILKVNVNKGETTFELEGTKPLEVYVFDQKVIVQPSI; this is translated from the coding sequence ATGAATCAAGATTATATCATCCCGAATGCATGGTCAATTATCGAAGAAGGGTTTGAAAAAGATCGCGTAAAATCGTCTGAAAGTTTATTTTCTATCGGTAATGGAGCAACGGGACAACGTGCAAATTTCGAAGAATTTTATTCAGGTGATACGTTTCAAGGAAGTTACATCGCTGGAGTTTATTATCCTGATAAAACAAAAGTGGGATGGTGGAAAAACGGTTATCCAGAATATTTTGCAAAAGTGTTAAATGCACCAGTTTGGATCGGAATTAACATCGAAATTAATGGTGAACAATTTGATTTGAATACGTGTAAAGAAATCAAAAACTTTCGTCGTGAATTGAATATGAAAGAAGGTATTTTGGATCGTTCTTTTGTAGCTACTTTACCTTCTGGATTAGAAATTGAAGTGTTTGTTCGTCGTTTTCTTTCTGCTGATTTGGATGAATTAGGTGTGATAAAATATGATATCAAACCGTTGAACGGTGATGCGAAAATTGTTTTTAAACCTTATGTAGATGCTGGTGTAAAAAATGAAGATGCCAATTGGGAAGAAACATTTTGGGAGCCAATTTCGTCAGAAATAAAAGCTGAACAAGGTTTTGTACAAGCACAAACGTTTAAAACACACTTTAATGTGGTGACTTTTATGGAAAGTAAAATTTCTATTAATGGAAGTTATCAACAAGTCAAATCAATTTCCAATGTTAAAACGAATACAAAAGTTGAATTTACATATGAAGTTGAGGTTAAAACCAATGATACAGTAACCATTGAAAAATTTGGAGGTTATGTTGTTTCAACAAATCATCTCGAAAATGAATTGATTTCTGCTGCTGAAAAGGTTTTAGAACAAGCGAATAATTTAGGTTATGAACAATTGTTAATAAACCAAAAAGAGGCTTGGGCGAAGACTTGGGAAATGGCAGATATTACGATAGATGGTGATACGAAAGCACAACAAGGAATTCGTTTCAATATTTTTCAATTAAACCAGACATACTCAGGAAAAGACGCACGTTTAAATATCGGTCCAAAAGGATTTACAGGTGAAAAATACGGTGGATCTACCTATTGGGATACAGAAGCGTATTGCTTACCGTTTTATATGGTAACTAAAGATCAAAAAGTAGCACGAAATCTGTTAATGTATCGCTACAATCAATTGGATAAAGCGATAGAAAACGGAGCGAAATTAGGTTTCAATAAAGGAGCTGCATTGTATCCAATGGTTACGATGAACGGAGAAGAATGCCATAACGAATGGGAAATTACCTTCGAAGAAATTCATCGTAATGGAGCAATTGCTTTTGCGATTTACAATTATACTCGTTTTACGGGTGATGAGTCTTATATTCCTGAAGCTGGTTTAGAGGTTTTATTAGGAATTGCACGTTTCTGGAAACAGCGTGTTAATTGGTCAAATGACAAGAAACAATATGTCATGTTAGGTGTAACAGGACCTAACGAATATGAGAATAATGTGAATAATAACTTTCACTCAAATTATTGTGCGCAATGGTGTATGAATTATTTGATTGATCAAGTTGAAAATGTTAAAACAAATTATCCACAAGATTTTGAACGAATTGTCGCTAAAACAAATCTTACAGATACTGAGTTAGCAGAAATGAAAAATATGGCAGCAAATATCTATTTTCCATTTAGCGAAGAATTAGGAGTTTACTTGCAACAAGATGGTTTCTTGGACAAAGATTTAACACCTGTTTCTGAATTATCTAACGAAGAACGACCAATCAATCAAAAATGGTCGTGGGATCGTATTTTACGTTCAGCTTATATCAAACAAGCAGACGTTTTACAATCATTCTATTATTTCGAAGATCATTTTACAAAAGAGCAATTAGAAAAACATTTTGATTTCTACGAACCATTAACGGTTCACGAATCATCATTATCGCCTTGTGTTCACTCTATTCAAGCGGCAACGTTAGGAAGAATGAATCAAGCATATACCTTCTACTTGAGAACTTCTCGTTTAGATTTAGATGATTATAACAAAGAAGTTCACGAAGGATTACACATCACATCAATGGCAGGTACTTGGATGTCGATTGTAGAAGGATTTGGTGGAATGCGTGTTAAAAACGATCAATTATATTTTGAACCACGTTTACCAGAACAATGGAAAGGTTTTTCGTTTAAAATCAATTTCCGTAATCAAATCCTAAAAGTCAATGTAAATAAAGGAGAAACTACTTTCGAATTGGAAGGAACAAAGCCATTAGAGGTTTATGTTTTCGACCAAAAAGTTATTGTTCAGCCTTCAATTTAA
- a CDS encoding LacI family DNA-binding transcriptional regulator has protein sequence MKKNLTLKQIAKELDVSISTVSKALKNSDEISEATRNKIQAFAKLYNYKPNNIALSLKNRKTKTIAVIIPEIVHDFFAMVISGIENLANQSGYNVLICLSNESYEREVINMEMLASGSIDGFVISLSKETQAKKDYHHIKEIINQGMPVVMFDRVTREVYTDKVIIDDVLATQEAIQYFISKGRKKIGFITTPDYISVGRLRTEGYKKTLEANGIDVNENLILRIEDESQLDTMIDDFFEKNEFDAVMAVNELYAVKVLRTALKRGIKVPEDLHLIAFTDGVISKNSIPSISTVKQNAFKMGEIAARLLIQKLESENEHEHYITEVVGTELLHRETTTF, from the coding sequence ATGAAAAAGAATTTGACTTTAAAACAGATTGCAAAAGAATTAGATGTTTCGATATCAACGGTTTCGAAGGCTTTAAAAAATAGTGATGAAATCAGTGAAGCTACACGAAATAAAATTCAAGCTTTCGCAAAATTATACAACTACAAACCAAATAATATTGCATTAAGTTTAAAGAATCGAAAGACGAAAACTATTGCCGTGATTATTCCCGAAATTGTGCACGATTTTTTCGCTATGGTAATTAGCGGTATCGAAAATTTAGCGAATCAATCAGGATACAATGTTTTAATATGTTTATCAAATGAGTCCTACGAACGAGAAGTAATTAATATGGAAATGCTTGCTTCTGGTAGTATAGATGGATTCGTCATTTCTCTTTCCAAAGAAACCCAAGCCAAAAAAGACTATCATCACATCAAAGAAATTATCAATCAAGGTATGCCAGTTGTAATGTTCGATCGTGTAACACGTGAGGTGTATACCGATAAAGTGATTATTGATGATGTCTTAGCGACACAAGAAGCGATACAATACTTTATCAGTAAAGGACGTAAGAAAATAGGGTTTATTACAACACCAGATTACATAAGTGTCGGAAGATTAAGAACAGAAGGCTATAAAAAGACATTGGAAGCGAATGGGATTGACGTTAACGAAAATTTGATTTTAAGAATAGAAGATGAAAGTCAATTGGACACTATGATTGATGATTTTTTCGAAAAAAATGAATTTGATGCAGTTATGGCAGTTAACGAATTGTATGCTGTAAAAGTGTTAAGAACAGCTCTTAAAAGAGGGATTAAAGTGCCAGAAGATTTACATTTAATCGCTTTTACTGATGGTGTAATATCCAAAAACTCAATACCAAGCATTTCTACAGTCAAACAAAATGCATTTAAAATGGGGGAGATAGCAGCCCGACTTTTAATTCAAAAATTAGAATCAGAAAACGAACACGAACATTATATAACCGAAGTTGTCGGAACAGAATTATTGCACCGAGAAACTACAACGTTTTAG
- the pgmB gene encoding beta-phosphoglucomutase: MKTKAFIFDLDGVIVDTAKYHYLAWKNLANNLNIDFTHDHNELLKGVSRVRSLEIILGLGSVHASDEQKNEWLIQKNEEYLGYINKMDDSEILPGVMKVLNFLKANHQPIILGSASKNARPILEKVNILNYFDDIVDGNDVTNAKPDPEVFIVGAKKANQPNENSIVFEDSVAGIQAANVAGMTSIGIGDSSVLNEANHNFNNFTEITEEFLMELINQ, from the coding sequence TTGAAAACTAAAGCATTTATTTTCGATTTAGATGGTGTCATCGTAGACACTGCAAAGTACCATTATTTAGCATGGAAAAATTTAGCAAATAATTTGAATATCGATTTTACACACGATCATAACGAGTTGCTAAAAGGTGTTTCTCGTGTACGTTCCTTAGAAATTATCCTTGGATTAGGAAGTGTTCATGCATCAGATGAACAAAAAAACGAATGGTTAATTCAGAAGAACGAAGAATATTTAGGTTATATCAACAAAATGGATGATTCTGAAATTTTACCTGGAGTCATGAAAGTTTTAAACTTTCTGAAAGCAAATCATCAACCCATCATTTTAGGCTCTGCTTCTAAGAATGCACGACCAATTTTAGAAAAAGTAAATATTCTAAATTATTTTGATGATATCGTTGATGGAAATGACGTTACGAATGCCAAACCAGATCCAGAAGTTTTTATCGTTGGAGCTAAAAAAGCCAATCAACCAAATGAGAATTCAATCGTGTTCGAAGATTCTGTTGCAGGAATTCAAGCAGCAAATGTTGCAGGTATGACAAGCATAGGAATTGGAGATTCTTCGGTTTTGAATGAAGCCAACCATAACTTCAACAATTTTACAGAAATCACAGAAGAATTCTTAATGGAATTGATCAATCAATAA
- a CDS encoding SusC/RagA family TonB-linked outer membrane protein — MRILKQSLLALVLSSPAILSAQTAVKGTVYDSTNNAVLAGADVSNITTGVSTISDEQGNFTLEANDGDIIVISNFGYEDQEITYAGQTQLQLRLGKTTENLKEVVVIGYGTAKKEDVTGSVNQLNSEDFNKGSITSAQELMTGKIAGVSVTSSGGAPGDDQKILIRGNSSISLNREPLYVVDGLPLADEKIGGSRNPLDFLNPNDIETMTILKDASATAIYGSRAANGVVMITTKKGKGKQFKYNYNSTTSIYDPIKMVDLMNGDEFRKLVNEHGTADDIAKLGNTSTDWQKLIYKTAVGFDHNFSAVGKIGNFMPSRFSISNTNQDGILRGDNINRTTLSVNLNPSLLDDHLKFEINARGSYIENIFANRDAIGAALEFDPTQSVYSNGINSWQGYNVYTQLIDGQYFLRDLTPNNPIALINEVNDTSETRRFAGNAKADYKLHFLPDLTATVNVGYDITNANGRKVTNYALPSKNTKWDGAYSNFSNEFSNKLLDAYLTYNKSFGLSTLNAVVGYGYQKFGYDKFSFDSEKAEIGQIAAVVDKYESVLLSYYGRVNYNYDNRYILTATLRADASSKLNPDDRWGYFPSAAVAWNISNEDFLKGNSTLSDLKLRVGYGQVGNVNGLEDYLFLTRYTQSLSSAQYQFGDKYYQVYRPEKVNPNLKWEISNTLNIGIDYALFRNRIYGSLDIYQKKTKDLIAEVYVDQFTNFSNKIKQNIGDMENKGIEFSINADIIKSKDIDWSFGYNIAYNDNKIVNLKNDNYVGGIDGGTGINVQVHKEGHTPFSYLVYKQIYDANGKPIEGAYADLNDDGVINEDDRYLHKSPFADITMGFNTRFRYKNWDLSATARASIGNYVYNNVASAKGYLAKATGNGQGYLSNVHRDYYNTGFSAITATNLTSDHYVEDGSFFRIDNITLGYNLQQAIKGMDVRLYGAVQNVALFTNYDGIDPEVFDGIDRNFYPRPRTFVVGLNVNF, encoded by the coding sequence ATGAGGATTTTAAAACAATCTCTTCTTGCATTAGTTTTATCAAGCCCTGCGATTTTATCTGCACAAACTGCAGTTAAAGGAACAGTTTATGATAGCACAAACAATGCAGTTCTTGCTGGTGCTGATGTTTCGAACATCACAACAGGAGTATCTACAATTTCTGATGAACAAGGAAATTTTACTTTAGAAGCGAATGACGGTGATATTATCGTGATTAGCAACTTTGGCTACGAAGATCAAGAAATAACATATGCAGGACAAACACAATTGCAATTACGTTTAGGAAAAACGACCGAAAACTTAAAAGAAGTTGTTGTTATCGGCTATGGTACAGCGAAAAAAGAAGATGTTACAGGTTCTGTTAATCAATTGAATTCAGAGGATTTTAACAAAGGATCGATTACATCTGCACAGGAATTAATGACAGGAAAAATTGCGGGAGTTTCTGTAACTTCTTCAGGAGGTGCGCCTGGTGATGACCAAAAAATATTAATTCGTGGAAATAGCTCAATCTCATTAAATCGCGAACCTTTATATGTTGTGGATGGCTTGCCTTTGGCAGATGAAAAAATTGGAGGTTCTCGTAATCCATTGGATTTCTTAAATCCGAATGATATCGAAACGATGACCATTCTGAAAGATGCTTCTGCAACAGCTATTTATGGTTCTCGTGCAGCAAATGGTGTAGTAATGATTACAACCAAAAAAGGGAAAGGCAAACAATTCAAATACAACTATAATTCGACAACTTCTATTTATGATCCAATCAAAATGGTTGATTTAATGAATGGCGACGAATTTAGAAAACTTGTGAATGAACATGGAACGGCTGATGATATTGCTAAATTAGGAAATACATCTACTGATTGGCAAAAATTGATCTATAAAACAGCTGTAGGTTTTGATCACAACTTTAGCGCTGTAGGGAAAATCGGAAATTTTATGCCTTCTCGTTTCTCTATTTCGAATACAAATCAAGATGGTATTTTAAGAGGTGATAACATTAACCGTACAACATTAAGTGTTAACTTGAATCCAAGTTTATTAGATGATCATCTAAAATTCGAAATTAACGCAAGGGGTTCTTACATCGAGAATATTTTTGCTAATCGTGATGCAATTGGTGCAGCGTTAGAATTTGACCCTACACAATCTGTTTATTCGAACGGAATTAATTCATGGCAAGGATACAACGTTTACACACAATTGATTGATGGACAATATTTCTTAAGAGATTTAACTCCAAATAATCCTATTGCTTTAATAAACGAAGTTAACGATACATCTGAAACAAGACGTTTTGCTGGAAATGCAAAAGCAGATTATAAACTACATTTCTTACCAGATTTAACAGCTACCGTAAATGTTGGTTACGACATTACAAATGCAAATGGTAGAAAAGTGACAAACTATGCTTTACCAAGTAAAAACACAAAATGGGACGGAGCTTACTCTAATTTCAGCAACGAATTTTCTAACAAATTATTAGATGCTTATTTAACCTATAATAAATCATTTGGTCTATCTACTCTGAATGCTGTTGTAGGTTATGGCTATCAAAAATTTGGTTACGATAAATTCTCATTCGATTCAGAAAAAGCAGAAATCGGACAAATTGCAGCTGTTGTTGACAAATACGAAAGTGTTTTATTATCTTACTATGGTCGTGTTAATTACAACTACGATAACCGTTATATCTTAACAGCAACATTACGTGCAGATGCTTCTTCTAAATTAAATCCAGATGATCGTTGGGGGTATTTTCCTTCTGCAGCTGTTGCATGGAATATTTCGAACGAAGATTTCTTAAAAGGCAACTCAACACTTAGTGACTTGAAATTACGTGTGGGTTATGGACAAGTTGGTAACGTAAATGGTCTTGAAGATTATTTATTCTTAACACGTTATACACAAAGTTTGTCATCAGCTCAATACCAATTTGGAGATAAATATTACCAAGTTTATCGTCCAGAAAAAGTTAATCCAAACCTAAAATGGGAAATTTCTAATACATTAAATATAGGTATTGACTATGCTTTATTCAGAAATCGTATTTACGGTAGTTTAGATATTTATCAGAAAAAAACAAAAGACTTAATTGCTGAAGTGTATGTTGATCAGTTTACCAACTTCTCTAATAAAATCAAACAAAATATTGGAGATATGGAGAACAAAGGGATTGAATTTAGCATCAATGCTGATATCATCAAATCGAAAGATATTGATTGGTCTTTTGGATACAATATCGCTTACAACGACAACAAAATTGTTAATTTAAAAAATGATAATTACGTTGGAGGAATTGATGGAGGAACAGGGATTAATGTTCAAGTTCACAAAGAAGGTCACACTCCATTTTCATATTTAGTTTACAAACAAATTTATGATGCAAATGGAAAGCCTATCGAGGGTGCTTATGCAGATTTGAATGATGATGGTGTGATCAATGAAGACGACCGTTATTTACACAAAAGTCCTTTCGCTGATATCACAATGGGATTCAATACAAGATTTAGATACAAAAACTGGGATTTATCTGCGACAGCTCGTGCAAGTATTGGAAACTACGTTTACAACAACGTCGCTTCTGCAAAAGGTTACTTAGCTAAAGCAACAGGTAATGGACAAGGATATTTATCTAATGTACACAGAGATTACTACAACACAGGTTTTTCTGCAATTACCGCAACTAACCTAACAAGTGATCATTATGTAGAAGATGGATCTTTCTTCAGAATCGATAACATTACATTAGGATATAATTTACAACAAGCAATAAAAGGAATGGATGTTCGTCTTTACGGAGCTGTTCAGAACGTTGCTTTATTCACGAATTATGACGGAATCGATCCTGAGGTATTTGACGGAATTGACAGAAACTTTTATCCAAGACCAAGAACATTTGTCGTTGGTTTAAATGTTAACTTCTAA